Within Bacillota bacterium, the genomic segment GCTCCCAGTATCGCGGCCGCACACCCGCTGAAGGCGAAGATGGCCCCCACAGACAGGTCGAAGTTGCCGCTGATTATGGCCAAGGTCATGGCACACGCGACAATTCCGACCTCGGCGGACTGGTCGACTATGTTGTGCAGGTTGCGCGGGGTCAGAAAGGCCGGGGTGGAGAGCGAAAGGACCGCGAACAGCACCAGGAAGGCCAGGATGATCCCGTAGTTGCGGAGGATCGCGCGCGCCGACACGAGCTGCCGGCCACCCTTCCCGGCCGCTCCCGGGTTCCTCTCCTGCTCGCTCACCGGTCAGCACCACCCTGATCTGCGGCAAAGATGGCCCGCATCACCCTGTCCTCCGTGACGGCGGGACCCGAGAACTCTCCGACGATGCACCCCCGGCGCAGGGCGAGGACCCGGTGGGCCAGCCCGAGCACCTCGCCGAGGTCGGACGAAATCAGTATGACAGCCATGCCGCTGCCGGCAAGGGAATGTATCAGCCGGTATATCGCCCTCTTG encodes:
- a CDS encoding ABC transporter permease, giving the protein MSEQERNPGAAGKGGRQLVSARAILRNYGIILAFLVLFAVLSLSTPAFLTPRNLHNIVDQSAEVGIVACAMTLAIISGNFDLSVGAIFAFSGCAAAILGAKGYVGAGLVLGLLCGLVFGLLNGSIIAGFRAHSFIATLATGYIIRGLAMILTSGRLIIVGSPSFKTL